The genome window GAATAAATAATAAGGGGTACCCCCTTTGTCTCTTATGTACAAAGAGAGACTTCAACTTCTCTCTCCTACAAAAACAGTTAATAGATCAGttgtctttttctttctctttcagcTCATGTCTCTCTCATCTAATTCTTGTTGTTCCACTCCTTTTCCCAGAAGTTTTTCAACAAATAGTTAATAAACCTAATGGTGTTCTAGGGTTTCTAGATTGAAAAGATTGTGCTACCCAATTCCTTGTAAAGTGTTTCTAAGCAAGGACAAGAAATAAGGATTAGCAGGCATGCCTCAATGTTATGAGAAGAGAGAAGTTGTATAAACTTCTTAGGAAAAGTTCAGACTGGTATTGCAGCATATGGTAAGCAAAGTACATGTTGATGAGAAGTAAAAACTTTGTATGCATAGGCATTCTCCTTAGGTGCTTCAATTGATCACTTTTGTTGGCTTTATATACCACAATTCTCATTTGAACCAAGACAAAATTCTTTAATTATAGGATGTATTTCATAATTACATTTCTAAGCCACAAAATTTGTTGATCATCGCTTTAGCTATGGAGAACTGCAGTAGCAAAGTGTCATAAAATAAGATAAGAAGTTTCAATATATTAAATACTCAACTACACTACAAGTGGAAGAAATTGAGAGGACGAATTTATGAAAGTGATGCATCATAATAATGCACATGAAGGAAAAACAAAACTTACCAGAAaactttcttcctttctttcctagACACTAAAAAGAAGTTGAAAGAATTGTCAATTAAGATGGATAAAGTGTTTTTGCAACAACCAAATAACTTTTGACACCTCTACTTACCATAACATTGGGAAGTAGAAACAACTTGACAAGACTTTCGGGTCGGTAATGACAATCTTCTGGAAGTGTGATAACAACTGTTGCCTTGTTCACAGGTAAAGTTAATGATTTTGGATTCTTGGGAGGTGCAAAGATATCTGAGATATCATTTTCCAATGATTTTGTGAAATCAACATCACGAGCTTCCTTTCGGTTCCTTGGCTTCCTGTTTACTATTTCTGAATTGGTATCCGGTGGTTGAACTTGTTCTGTACCTACAATCATTTCCTTAAAATAACTGAGCTGGCCAAACTAAGACTGATAAAGTAAAAGTAAATCAATTCTTGGGTATCTACCTTTGACTTTTCTATATTTCCAATGATCAGGTCCTGCCCAAGCATTTGATTTTGAAGTAAATCCCAAGCCTAGAGACAAGAAATCAGCAATTTTCTCAAACTTTTCTTCCACAATAGGACCACCAAAGGTGCAGTCAAAATCCTCCTGTGTAACAAtgcaaatatttaataataataatatactacaAGTTTAGCATAATTTGCAAAACATGCCTCCTGGTGGCTTGTAAAATTCAGGTTTGTGCTAGTAGAGTTGTCATCAACTATGCTCAACTGATGATCATGATCAAGGTTCCAAGGTCCACAATCATCATCAGATGCAATTTCACCCAGCTCTATGTGGTTGTTCTCAGGTACATAATCGTCAACCAATGGCACTTGAGCCGAACAATTTATGTCAGGTGGTCTACGATTATCTTCATCAAACTGATTAACAATATCCCTCAGTGTTGGTGAAATATCATTTGTTGTAggcatataaatcatcattttctcAATGTAATCTGCATAAAaggaagtgttttttttttcaattagcaAAAACCTCACAAATATATAAATAGTCGTTAAAAATTCACAATATAAGTACTTCATAACATGTATCCATACCTTTAGCAAATGAAAGATCAATAAATTCAGGTTGGTCATTTTCAATTCCAGATGACATGCACTTTTCTGGGTActcaaatgaatcaaaaagtacACGACAACCACCATAAACTCCAAGGTTGTTCAATAGAAGACCCTTAGCTCCACCTTCATCAAATTGTGCAGAAGTCTGATGATACAGAGGATCAACAACGAATGCCACTGAATGTAAGATTCACTAATTAGTTTCAACTTACGTATCAAATAATTCTTGGATTCATAGCAGAAGCATTAAGCGTTACCATCAAACTTTTTCAAATTAAGCGCGTCGAAAGATGACTCCAATGTCAACAGAGGTGACATCTGCAGTTATTAAGTGGGGTGAGCTTAAAGCAACATCCTAAAAACTAATTATTATAGGAAATATAAGTACCTTTCTTTCCAGGTCCTTCTTAGAAAGGCCATCTGCTTGTGCAGTATCAATGTTATCAACTGTTTCCATGTTATCTGTCATTGGATATTGTAACATTGGTGACTAAACACTATTAGCAACTAAATCACTGACATATTTTACCCTGAATTCATAAATAGTTACAAGAGAGGTGAGGATGGATGATTTTCACACTTAAACTAGCATATTTAGATGTGGGATGAGTTTGAAGTAGCTATCTGTGGATTCACTCAGACAGAAGGAAAGCAAACTCTAGAGTTGGCATTTCattgttaaaattttctttttctgtaaTATTATTTAATTCTGCTTTTCAGTTATCTGGAAGAGAAAGGAATCATAGGTTAGATAAGAAAGAATGGACCAGCCATGTTGCTGAATTT of Musa acuminata AAA Group cultivar baxijiao chromosome BXJ1-7, Cavendish_Baxijiao_AAA, whole genome shotgun sequence contains these proteins:
- the LOC135679011 gene encoding condensin complex subunit 2-like isoform X2 gives rise to the protein MGDDDYGHRTPLSKAPRAAAPKTPMASRLQSPPFPLGSNDDQLERAQARAAARAASVRRRSSAPNPSFSSGVASDFMDRSQIMDLFHNCIKLASENKINQKNTWELGLIDHLSEIIRVSPEDDDETNFQKASCTLEAGVKIYSMRVDSVHSEAYKVLGGINRAGREEDNDNMETVDNIDTAQADGLSKKDLERKMSPLLTLESSFDALNLKKFDVAFVVDPLYHQTSAQFDEGGAKGLLLNNLGVYGGCRVLFDSFEYPEKCMSSGIENDQPEFIDLSFAKDYIEKMMIYMPTTNDISPTLRDIVNQFDEDNRRPPDINCSAQVPLVDDYVPENNHIELGEIASDDDCGPWNLDHDHQLSIVDDNSTSTNLNFTSHQEEDFDCTFGGPIVEEKFEKIADFLSLGLGFTSKSNAWAGPDHWKYRKVKGTEQVQPPDTNSEIVNRKPRNRKEARDVDFTKSLENDISDIFAPPKNPKSLTLPVNKATVVITLPEDCHYRPESLVKLFLLPNVMCLGKKGRKFSDEPRQDDESSAQLTSWDNESTTYDNFDDGTACSDADDPGSLVCQPRQVRKVDIQYDKVSKQVDVHALKDMLWNHIQDSVQTSNVDCEATVSLRQVLQHFPTDCAAAAAKDISPHLIFICLLHLANEYSLSIHDHPSLDELDIHIPSSALVK
- the LOC135679011 gene encoding condensin complex subunit 2-like isoform X1, with the translated sequence MGDDDYGHRTPLSKAPRAAAPKTPMASRLQSPPFPLGSNDDQLERAQARAAARAASVRRRSSAPNPSFSSGVASDFMDRSQIMDLFHNCIKLASENKINQKNTWELGLIDHLSEIIRVSPEDDDETNFQKASCTLEAGVKIYSMRVDSVHSEAYKVLGGINRAGREEDNDNMETVDNIDTAQADGLSKKDLERKMSPLLTLESSFDALNLKKFDVAFVVDPLYHQTSAQFDEGGAKGLLLNNLGVYGGCRVLFDSFEYPEKCMSSGIENDQPEFIDLSFAKDYIEKMMIYMPTTNDISPTLRDIVNQFDEDNRRPPDINCSAQVPLVDDYVPENNHIELGEIASDDDCGPWNLDHDHQLSIVDDNSTSTNLNFTSHQEEDFDCTFGGPIVEEKFEKIADFLSLGLGFTSKSNAWAGPDHWKYRKVKGTEQVQPPDTNSEIVNRKPRNRKEARDVDFTKSLENDISDIFAPPKNPKSLTLPVNKATVVITLPEDCHYRPESLVKLFLLPNVMCLGKKGRKFSDEPRQDDESSAQLTSWDNESTTYDNFDDGTACSDADDPGSLVCQPRQVRKVDIQYDKVSKQVDVHALKDMLWNHIQDSVQTSNVKQDCEATVSLRQVLQHFPTDCAAAAAKDISPHLIFICLLHLANEYSLSIHDHPSLDELDIHIPSSALVK